A region from the Paenibacillus humicola genome encodes:
- a CDS encoding response regulator transcription factor, with product MNQAKILIIEDEEAIADLLAYGLHKEGFRTLSARSGSDGLSAAETFKPDLLLLDWMLPDMSGIEVCKRVTAAFNVPILMITAKSDITDKILGLEYGADDYVTKPFDLREVVARIRTILRRKLQAAGQAGNAGGLRLRVKNIEITEAERDVRKDGKTVDLTPKEFDLLIALCRSKGKIFTRMELLDEVWGIDYFGDTRTVDIHIQRLRKKLELGDVIQTVFGVGYKWDRQAD from the coding sequence GTGAACCAGGCAAAAATTTTAATAATCGAGGACGAGGAAGCGATCGCGGATCTGCTTGCCTACGGCCTGCATAAAGAAGGCTTCCGCACCCTATCCGCCCGCAGCGGGTCGGACGGGCTGTCGGCGGCCGAAACCTTCAAGCCGGATCTGCTGCTGCTCGACTGGATGCTGCCGGATATGAGCGGAATCGAGGTCTGCAAGCGGGTGACGGCCGCGTTTAACGTCCCGATTTTGATGATTACCGCAAAATCGGACATTACGGATAAAATTCTCGGCCTTGAATACGGCGCCGACGACTACGTTACCAAGCCGTTCGATCTGCGCGAGGTCGTGGCGAGAATCCGCACCATTCTCCGCCGGAAGCTGCAGGCGGCCGGGCAGGCCGGCAATGCCGGAGGGCTCCGCCTGCGGGTCAAAAACATCGAAATTACCGAAGCGGAGCGCGACGTCCGAAAGGACGGCAAAACCGTCGATTTGACGCCGAAGGAATTCGATCTCCTGATCGCTTTATGCCGCAGCAAAGGAAAAATTTTTACGCGGATGGAGCTGCTGGACGAGGTATGGGGCATCGATTATTTCGGCGATACGCGAACCGTCGATATTCATATCCAGCGGCTGCGCAAAAAGCTGGAGCTCGGCGACGTCATCCAAACCGTTTTCGGCGTCGGCTACAAATGGGACAGGCAGGCGGACTAA
- a CDS encoding sensor histidine kinase, translating to MRLTIKAKFLLGLLVIFTVSLLLLNHFIVRIIDSSNEKIITQDLVELKLNSSVYVRQTFMINHFDSDDIYFRQIAGDMVQELHAVTSSSVGAYSVGGALLNASDKSAFAGAEDSDLKLAVAGKTAYTVFESGSDAKVYYSYPVVVDGRKVGILRFAKDFMLLHEQSRQIVRFVYAVTIIIFAAAFLFSYLLSGNVTAPIVKLTKASTAVRNGDLSVRLKLKRKDELGSLADNFNRMIERLGTQIERIKRDRDRLDELNTHRKRFFDNVTHELKTPLTSILGYAGIIRENGFSDKAFFDKGMNHIVSESERLHALVLRLLEASMETSTPDAMEPVDAGRLLQDVCEAMAFKAERYGKTIRSGIGPALWVRGSENRLRQLFINLIDNAIKYGSPSSVIFVNAVSAEGEARVEIANSGDEIDPELLPKLFEPFYRADRSELEERGSRGLGLSICKTIVDEHAGSIRIVSENKRTSAEIGLPAAGPPEELG from the coding sequence ATGCGGCTGACGATCAAAGCCAAGTTTCTGCTGGGACTGCTCGTTATTTTCACCGTATCGCTGCTTCTGCTCAACCATTTTATCGTGCGGATCATCGATTCCAGCAACGAGAAAATCATCACGCAGGACCTGGTCGAGCTGAAGCTGAACAGCAGCGTATACGTCAGGCAGACGTTTATGATCAATCATTTCGACAGCGACGACATCTATTTCCGGCAGATCGCCGGGGATATGGTGCAGGAGCTGCACGCCGTCACGTCGAGCAGCGTCGGCGCCTACTCCGTTGGCGGAGCGCTCTTGAACGCGTCCGACAAAAGCGCCTTCGCCGGCGCCGAAGACAGCGATCTGAAGCTCGCCGTCGCAGGCAAAACCGCGTATACGGTGTTCGAATCGGGCTCGGACGCGAAAGTCTATTATTCATATCCGGTCGTCGTCGACGGCAGGAAGGTCGGCATTTTGCGGTTCGCTAAAGATTTTATGCTGCTGCACGAGCAGAGCCGGCAGATCGTCCGATTCGTTTATGCGGTGACGATCATCATTTTCGCGGCGGCGTTTCTGTTCTCGTATTTGTTGTCCGGCAACGTCACGGCGCCGATCGTCAAGCTGACGAAGGCGTCCACGGCGGTCCGAAACGGGGATCTGTCCGTCCGGCTCAAACTGAAGCGGAAGGACGAGCTCGGCAGCCTGGCGGACAATTTCAACCGGATGATCGAACGGCTTGGCACGCAGATCGAACGGATCAAGCGCGACCGGGACCGGCTGGATGAACTGAACACGCACCGCAAACGGTTTTTCGATAACGTGACGCACGAATTAAAAACGCCGCTCACGTCCATATTGGGGTATGCGGGCATCATCCGGGAGAACGGCTTCAGCGACAAAGCGTTTTTCGACAAGGGGATGAACCATATCGTAAGCGAAAGCGAGCGTCTCCATGCCTTGGTGCTGAGGCTGCTGGAAGCGTCGATGGAGACCTCCACGCCGGACGCGATGGAGCCCGTCGATGCGGGGCGTCTCCTTCAGGACGTTTGCGAGGCCATGGCGTTCAAAGCCGAAAGGTACGGGAAGACGATCCGGAGCGGCATCGGACCGGCGCTCTGGGTGCGGGGCAGCGAAAACCGCCTCCGGCAGCTGTTTATCAATCTGATCGACAATGCGATCAAATACGGCAGTCCGTCTTCCGTTATTTTCGTCAACGCCGTATCCGCCGAAGGCGAGGCTCGGGTCGAAATCGCAAACAGCGGGGACGAAATCGACCCGGAATTGCTGCCGAAATTGTTTGAGCCGTTTTACCGCGCGGACCGGAGCGAACTCGAAGAACGCGGCAGCCGCGGGCTCGGCCTCAGTATTTGCAAGACGATCGTCGACGAGCATGCGGGCAGCATCCGCATCGTCAGCGAAAACAAACGGACAAGCGCCGAAATCGGACTGCCTGCCGCAGGTCCTCCGGAGGAATTGGGATGA
- a CDS encoding WD40 repeat domain-containing protein yields MRKRTFIGMLSCFLACMLLAGCGGGPKSKTVVIPESEFGGEAAGGTGHFDVSKIYKLDFAGPYRELLGWNDNERVAAVTGQTEADREIERIDYRYNTRQLRAKLGAGDIVSGLSPDGSFAALYRSDPGTRGWKLSLFNLNALTETVIGDNLNPYQAEWSNNGQYVSYVKYGPDGKEPSVAVFDRKLNRTELYRLPPAWGGKDAPSSLKVSDDGKRALLILSGKQPRLAAGTFKGHDIAIGFERPLTGNSFDFLNNDQIEYIGADGSLTLYDSRNGNIASLAQNVESFQLSHDRKKIVYSTSQGDVHAAEVRGNGIANDKLIFKGLLAVRLLWSPDDGRLLMDGRKMYTATAPAPTRDAQDGSEPLVVTFE; encoded by the coding sequence ATGAGAAAACGGACCTTCATCGGCATGCTCTCGTGCTTCCTGGCCTGTATGCTGCTCGCCGGCTGCGGCGGCGGACCGAAATCCAAAACCGTCGTCATCCCGGAATCCGAATTCGGCGGCGAAGCCGCAGGCGGAACCGGTCACTTCGACGTAAGCAAAATCTACAAGCTGGATTTCGCCGGACCCTACCGGGAGCTGCTCGGATGGAACGACAACGAACGCGTTGCCGCCGTCACGGGACAAACGGAGGCGGACCGGGAGATCGAACGGATCGATTACAGGTACAACACGCGCCAACTGCGGGCGAAGCTCGGCGCCGGCGATATCGTCTCCGGTTTATCGCCGGACGGCTCCTTCGCCGCCTTGTACCGGTCGGATCCGGGCACGAGGGGATGGAAGCTGTCGTTATTCAATCTGAACGCGCTGACCGAAACGGTGATTGGAGACAATTTAAATCCTTATCAGGCGGAATGGTCGAATAACGGGCAGTACGTTTCGTACGTCAAGTACGGGCCGGACGGGAAGGAGCCTTCCGTCGCCGTCTTCGACCGCAAGCTGAACCGGACGGAGCTGTATCGTCTGCCCCCCGCCTGGGGCGGCAAAGACGCACCCTCCAGCCTGAAAGTATCGGATGACGGGAAACGCGCGCTGCTGATTCTGTCGGGGAAGCAGCCGCGGCTTGCAGCCGGAACGTTCAAAGGCCATGACATCGCAATCGGATTCGAACGTCCGCTGACGGGCAATTCGTTCGATTTTCTAAATAACGATCAAATCGAATATATCGGGGCGGACGGCTCCCTGACGTTATACGACAGCCGCAACGGGAATATCGCTTCCCTGGCGCAAAATGTAGAATCCTTCCAATTGTCGCACGACCGGAAAAAAATCGTCTATTCCACTTCGCAGGGAGACGTCCATGCGGCGGAGGTGCGCGGCAACGGCATCGCAAACGACAAGCTGATTTTCAAAGGACTGCTGGCCGTTCGGCTTCTCTGGAGCCCGGACGACGGCAGGCTGCTTATGGACGGAAGAAAAATGTACACGGCGACGGCGCCAGCCCCTACCCGCGACGCGCAGGATGGCAGCGAGCCTCTGGTGGTCACGTTCGAATAG
- a CDS encoding AraC family transcriptional regulator translates to MIRMRSCYIKDYPGKWEMNKEPTSYHIIVLITKGNITYWVDEDTVYLNPGDVLYIPAGCQRGGFAVNDHQRFVTHFSMDDGDRRLLPLLGENRHCKTPLSGLDYFKQRFMLLRHHWLMGGPYQEATRYGILLEMLGIISYDRDNWKVPAKKLDLAADIRKYLLDHYREPVTLDDLASYTGRTPNYISHLFKRISGFSPIDYLHHVRIAKAKELMFDKKIPIGEIAERTGFCDQAYFTRVFKKLTGCSPTAFLKGSTD, encoded by the coding sequence ATGATCCGAATGCGTTCGTGCTACATCAAGGATTATCCGGGCAAATGGGAAATGAATAAAGAGCCGACCTCCTACCACATCATCGTGCTGATCACGAAAGGCAACATTACGTATTGGGTGGACGAGGATACCGTCTATTTGAATCCCGGCGACGTGCTGTACATTCCGGCCGGCTGTCAGCGGGGCGGCTTCGCGGTGAACGACCATCAGCGGTTCGTGACGCATTTCTCCATGGACGACGGCGACCGCAGGCTGCTGCCGCTGCTCGGCGAGAACCGGCACTGCAAAACGCCGCTCAGCGGCCTGGACTACTTCAAGCAGCGCTTCATGCTGCTGCGTCATCACTGGCTGATGGGCGGTCCGTATCAGGAGGCGACGCGCTACGGCATTTTGCTGGAAATGCTCGGGATCATCAGCTACGACCGGGACAACTGGAAGGTGCCGGCGAAAAAGCTGGATTTGGCGGCGGATATCCGCAAATATTTGCTCGACCACTACCGGGAGCCGGTGACGCTTGACGATCTGGCGAGCTACACGGGGCGGACGCCGAATTACATTTCCCACCTGTTCAAACGGATATCCGGTTTCTCGCCGATCGATTATTTGCATCATGTGCGCATCGCCAAAGCAAAGGAGCTGATGTTCGACAAGAAGATCCCGATCGGTGAAATCGCCGAACGGACGGGCTTCTGCGACCAAGCCTATTTCACGCGGGTGTTCAAGAAGCTGACCGGCTGTTCGCCGACCGCTTTCCTGAAGGGAAGCACGGACTGA
- a CDS encoding phytanoyl-CoA dioxygenase family protein, whose protein sequence is MNPSCLQYSLTEEERRTFNETGYLIVEDALSPEQVQALTAETDRIYERKVNEGHDSKTALFYPNFIPDHERFLGLVDYEKVLPKVWGILGWNIYLYHAHMIVTPPSGQAKTNKTFGWHQDSGRVNVEMESHPRPRLSLKVAYFLSDLSVPDRGNFWIVPGSHLNDTMALPENREGQPEGAIPVCVKPGTAVFFDRRLWHTASPNWSDVTRKVLFYGYGYRWIRTKDDMTVQSLWESSDPIRRQLLGAGVNCNGYYSPTDADVPLRVWLKEHQPQAVK, encoded by the coding sequence GTGAATCCATCTTGTCTGCAGTACAGCTTGACGGAAGAAGAACGCCGCACGTTTAACGAAACCGGTTATCTGATTGTCGAGGACGCATTGTCGCCCGAACAGGTCCAAGCGCTGACGGCGGAAACCGACCGCATCTACGAACGCAAGGTGAACGAAGGGCACGATTCGAAGACGGCATTGTTTTATCCAAATTTCATTCCCGACCACGAGCGCTTCCTGGGGCTTGTCGATTACGAAAAGGTGCTGCCGAAGGTTTGGGGCATACTCGGCTGGAATATTTACCTCTACCATGCCCATATGATCGTCACGCCGCCGTCCGGACAGGCGAAGACGAACAAAACGTTCGGCTGGCATCAGGACAGCGGCCGCGTGAATGTGGAAATGGAATCGCATCCTCGCCCCCGGCTGTCGCTGAAGGTCGCATATTTTCTGTCCGACCTTTCCGTGCCGGACCGGGGCAATTTCTGGATTGTGCCCGGCAGCCATTTAAACGATACGATGGCGCTGCCGGAAAACCGCGAAGGCCAGCCCGAAGGGGCGATTCCGGTCTGCGTCAAGCCGGGCACGGCCGTCTTCTTCGACCGCCGGCTTTGGCATACGGCTTCGCCGAACTGGTCGGACGTGACGCGCAAGGTGCTGTTCTACGGCTACGGCTACCGCTGGATCCGCACGAAGGACGACATGACGGTGCAGTCGCTGTGGGAGAGCAGCGATCCGATCCGCCGGCAGCTGCTCGGCGCGGGCGTGAACTGCAACGGGTATTACAGCCCGACGGACGCGGATGTGCCGCTGCGGGTGTGGCTGAAGGAGCATCAGCCGCAAGCGGTGAAGTAA
- a CDS encoding NAD(P)-dependent oxidoreductase produces MAASKNGTTIGFIGTGVMGKSMAKNLLGAGYDVAVYNRTKSRAADLLELGAVWKDTPAEIAASVDVTITIVGYPADVEEVYLGEQGIVANAKPGSIVIDMTTSTPSLARRIYEAAKANNIRALDAPVSGGDVGAREARLTIMVGGDAETFEAARPVFEAMGRNIVLQGEAGAGQHTKMCNQIAIASNMMGVCEAMVYAKRAGLDPERVLESIGAGAAGSWSLSNLAPRMIKGDFAPGFYVKHFIKDMNIALEAAKEMGIATPGLALAKSLYDELAAGGDGDSGTQALYKLLIAKEQQAAD; encoded by the coding sequence ATGGCAGCAAGCAAGAACGGGACGACGATCGGTTTTATCGGAACAGGGGTCATGGGAAAAAGCATGGCCAAAAATTTACTCGGCGCCGGTTATGACGTAGCGGTTTATAACCGGACGAAAAGCCGCGCCGCCGACCTGCTCGAGCTCGGTGCCGTTTGGAAGGATACCCCGGCGGAAATTGCCGCCTCGGTTGATGTGACGATCACGATCGTGGGGTATCCCGCGGACGTGGAAGAAGTGTACTTGGGCGAGCAGGGCATCGTTGCAAACGCCAAACCGGGCTCCATCGTCATCGATATGACGACTTCGACGCCGTCGCTTGCCCGCCGGATTTACGAGGCGGCGAAAGCGAACAACATCCGCGCGCTCGACGCTCCCGTCTCGGGCGGCGATGTCGGGGCCCGCGAAGCGCGGCTGACGATTATGGTCGGCGGCGACGCGGAAACGTTTGAGGCGGCGAGGCCGGTTTTCGAGGCGATGGGCCGCAATATCGTGCTTCAGGGCGAAGCGGGCGCCGGCCAGCATACGAAGATGTGCAACCAGATCGCCATCGCCTCGAATATGATGGGCGTGTGCGAAGCGATGGTTTACGCGAAGCGGGCCGGGCTCGATCCCGAGCGCGTGCTGGAGAGCATCGGCGCCGGCGCAGCGGGAAGCTGGTCGCTCAGCAACCTGGCGCCTCGCATGATCAAAGGCGATTTCGCGCCCGGCTTCTATGTGAAGCACTTTATCAAGGACATGAACATCGCGCTCGAGGCGGCAAAGGAAATGGGCATCGCAACGCCCGGCCTCGCGCTCGCGAAGTCGCTCTACGACGAGCTGGCTGCGGGGGGCGATGGCGACAGCGGCACGCAGGCGCTCTATAAGCTGCTCATCGCGAAGGAGCAGCAGGCTGCCGACTGA
- a CDS encoding ABC transporter ATP-binding protein, which translates to MNTFNRFIAYYRPYKKALFADLFFAALASAAVLAYPLIINRITGQAIGGEGIDAASVAKYAGIFLCLMAVEYISNFYTDYCGHMVGARMETDMRNDLFRHAQKLSFSYHDNTRTGQLMSRITGDLFDISELAHHGPEDTVISFVRIAGSILILSQMSGVLTLMIAIILLIMFLFAYRYSVKVKDALKTTRERIADINAQTEDSLAGIRVVQSFANENIEMEKFAGQSRRFLESRRKGYLAEALFFNGLTAFITFINLSVVVAGAVLIEYGRLTLTELITFLLYINTLVDPVKRLVNFTHNLQNGIAGFERFTELMAVRPDIADTEDAVELGEVRGRVEFADVGFRYAGDAGNVLSRINLTVNPGEYVALAGSSGVGKTTLCSLIPRFYETSEGSIKIDGTDIKQVKLKSLRDRIGVVQQDVYLFAGTVKENILYGKPGATDEEVVTAARRANAHDFIMGLPDGYDSYIGQRGVKLSGGQKQRISIARVFLKNPPIVIFDEATSALDNESEKAVQESFEQLAKNRTTFVIAHRLSTVRHADRIIVLSEQGIAEEGSHAELMAMNGIYARYYNMQ; encoded by the coding sequence GTGAACACATTCAATCGATTTATTGCCTATTACAGGCCTTATAAAAAAGCGCTATTTGCGGATTTGTTTTTTGCTGCGCTCGCTTCGGCGGCCGTGCTGGCTTATCCGCTCATCATCAATCGAATTACCGGCCAGGCGATCGGCGGCGAAGGCATCGATGCCGCGTCGGTCGCGAAGTACGCCGGCATTTTTTTGTGTCTGATGGCCGTGGAGTACATCAGCAACTTCTATACCGATTATTGCGGACATATGGTCGGCGCCCGGATGGAGACCGACATGCGGAACGATTTGTTTCGGCATGCGCAGAAGCTCTCCTTTTCCTACCACGATAACACCCGCACCGGGCAGCTGATGTCGCGCATCACTGGCGATTTGTTCGATATCTCGGAGCTTGCGCACCACGGGCCCGAGGATACGGTCATCTCGTTCGTCCGCATCGCGGGCTCGATCCTCATTTTGTCGCAAATGAGCGGCGTCCTCACGCTGATGATTGCGATCATTCTGCTGATCATGTTTTTGTTCGCCTACCGCTACAGCGTGAAGGTGAAGGACGCGCTAAAAACGACGCGGGAACGGATCGCCGACATCAATGCGCAAACCGAGGACAGTTTGGCCGGGATCCGGGTGGTGCAGTCGTTTGCGAACGAAAACATCGAGATGGAGAAATTCGCCGGCCAAAGCCGCCGTTTTCTGGAAAGCCGGCGTAAAGGGTATTTGGCCGAGGCGCTGTTCTTCAACGGGCTGACCGCATTCATCACGTTCATCAATTTATCGGTCGTGGTCGCGGGCGCCGTGCTGATCGAATACGGCCGGCTGACGCTGACCGAGCTCATCACCTTCCTGCTCTATATCAATACGCTGGTCGATCCCGTCAAAAGGCTCGTCAATTTTACCCATAATTTGCAAAACGGCATTGCCGGATTTGAGCGTTTTACGGAATTGATGGCCGTTCGGCCGGATATCGCGGATACCGAAGACGCCGTGGAATTAGGCGAGGTGCGGGGCCGGGTGGAATTTGCAGATGTGGGCTTCCGCTACGCCGGGGACGCGGGCAACGTGCTCAGCCGGATCAACCTGACGGTAAATCCCGGCGAATATGTCGCGCTTGCAGGATCGTCCGGCGTAGGGAAAACGACGCTCTGCAGCCTGATTCCGCGTTTTTACGAAACGAGCGAAGGCTCGATCAAAATCGACGGCACGGATATTAAACAAGTGAAGCTGAAGTCTCTGCGCGACCGGATCGGGGTCGTGCAGCAGGATGTATATCTGTTTGCGGGCACGGTGAAGGAAAATATTTTGTACGGGAAGCCCGGAGCGACGGATGAGGAAGTCGTCACGGCGGCCAGGCGCGCGAATGCCCATGACTTTATCATGGGGCTGCCGGACGGATACGACTCCTATATCGGGCAGCGCGGCGTCAAGCTGTCCGGCGGTCAGAAGCAGCGTATCAGCATTGCGCGCGTGTTTCTGAAAAACCCGCCGATCGTCATTTTCGACGAAGCTACCTCGGCCCTGGACAACGAAAGCGAAAAGGCGGTGCAGGAAAGCTTCGAGCAGCTGGCGAAAAACCGCACGACCTTCGTCATCGCCCACCGGCTGTCCACCGTACGGCATGCCGATCGGATTATCGTGCTGTCCGAGCAGGGTATTGCGGAGGAAGGCTCTCATGCGGAGCTGATGGCCATGAACGGCATTTATGCGAGATATTACAACATGCAGTGA
- a CDS encoding VOC family protein — translation MSISPYLNFNGNCREAVLFYAEVFGIDNPQIMSFGDAPPHPDYPLPEEAKNLVMHARLDIGGSSLMFSDVFPGMPFTVGTNVNIAYNSKDAEDIKSAFHKLKEGGTVVTELQETFWSKHYGQVTDKFGISWLISHEGEQMGM, via the coding sequence ATGTCTATCAGCCCGTATTTGAATTTCAACGGAAATTGCAGGGAAGCGGTATTGTTTTACGCGGAGGTATTCGGCATCGACAATCCGCAAATCATGAGCTTCGGAGACGCCCCGCCGCATCCGGATTATCCGCTGCCGGAGGAAGCCAAAAATCTGGTCATGCATGCCCGGCTGGACATTGGCGGAAGCAGCCTCATGTTTTCCGATGTGTTCCCCGGGATGCCGTTCACGGTCGGAACCAACGTCAACATCGCCTATAACAGCAAAGATGCCGAAGATATTAAATCGGCCTTCCACAAGCTGAAGGAAGGCGGCACCGTTGTGACGGAGCTGCAGGAAACGTTTTGGAGCAAACACTACGGCCAGGTTACGGACAAATTCGGCATTTCATGGCTGATCAGCCACGAAGGCGAACAAATGGGCATGTAG
- a CDS encoding MFS transporter, with protein sequence MFQNRYVRTIVLSRIALQFGIWIRNFAVLLEVTEQTHNDPLYVSLISVAEYAPIFIFAFIGGTFADRWKPKRTMVWSDALSAVSVLAVWAVLLQGRWYTLLLGTFVSSSLSQFSQPSAMKLYKKHVPVKQLQGVMALSQSLTAIFMVAGPAIGTLIYAQAGIEASLLLTCVFFSASAVVLTMLPRDAEEGKGQEAESFMADLTSGIRYLWQNRALRILSVSFAAAGLAAGLIQPLAIFIVIEKLSQGRTFLQWMLMVNGAAMLLGGALITGIAKRVRPHVLLAAGLIASALCTVGVGASTRIPLTILLQAVSGLFYPCIQVGIQTMIMNNTKAAFMGPVGGAITPVFMGMMVSGMSLSGYFKDAFSLFAVYAASGSLLAIGALLLIPLILERSRMMDEKM encoded by the coding sequence ATGTTTCAGAACCGGTATGTTCGAACGATCGTTTTATCCCGGATTGCGCTGCAGTTTGGCATTTGGATCCGGAACTTTGCCGTCCTTCTGGAGGTAACGGAACAAACGCATAACGATCCGCTTTATGTTTCGCTCATTTCGGTAGCGGAATATGCGCCGATCTTTATTTTTGCCTTCATAGGGGGAACGTTTGCCGACCGGTGGAAGCCGAAACGGACGATGGTTTGGAGTGACGCGCTCTCGGCCGTCTCCGTCTTGGCCGTATGGGCGGTCCTCCTGCAAGGCCGATGGTATACGCTGCTGCTGGGAACGTTCGTTTCTTCCAGCTTGTCGCAATTTTCTCAGCCATCCGCCATGAAGCTGTACAAGAAGCACGTACCCGTCAAACAGCTGCAAGGCGTCATGGCGCTGTCCCAGTCGTTGACGGCCATTTTCATGGTCGCAGGGCCGGCAATCGGCACGCTGATTTATGCTCAGGCGGGGATTGAAGCTTCTCTTCTGCTGACGTGCGTTTTTTTCTCGGCTTCGGCCGTCGTCTTAACCATGCTTCCCCGCGATGCCGAAGAGGGGAAGGGGCAGGAGGCGGAAAGCTTTATGGCGGATTTGACTTCCGGCATCCGGTATTTATGGCAGAACCGGGCGTTAAGAATCCTTAGCGTCTCTTTCGCCGCCGCCGGGCTGGCAGCAGGACTCATTCAGCCGCTTGCGATATTCATCGTCATCGAAAAGCTGAGCCAGGGCCGGACATTCCTGCAGTGGATGCTGATGGTGAACGGTGCCGCGATGCTGCTGGGCGGGGCGCTCATTACGGGAATTGCGAAAAGAGTAAGGCCGCACGTCCTGCTCGCGGCGGGCCTGATCGCCAGCGCGCTATGTACGGTCGGCGTCGGCGCGTCGACGCGGATCCCGCTGACGATCCTCCTTCAGGCCGTCAGCGGCCTATTTTATCCCTGCATTCAAGTCGGCATTCAAACGATGATCATGAATAATACGAAAGCGGCTTTTATGGGGCCCGTCGGCGGGGCGATCACGCCGGTTTTTATGGGAATGATGGTGAGCGGCATGTCGTTGTCCGGATATTTCAAGGATGCGTTTTCGTTGTTTGCCGTCTACGCCGCGAGCGGCAGTCTGCTGGCGATCGGCGCGCTGCTGCTCATTCCGCTCATACTGGAACGCTCTCGAATGATGGATGAAAAAATGTGA
- a CDS encoding 2-isopropylmalate synthase produces the protein MSRKIIVFDTTLRDGEQVPGAKLNIKQKIEIAQQLKRLNVDIIEAGFPASSEGDFKAVQEIARTVGDSAAVTALARAVKSDIDAVYESVRAAQNPLIHIVLGTSNIHVEKKFNRSKEAVLQMGVDAVKYAKTLLPEVQYSTEDASRSDFEYLWSTIEAVVKAGATMINVPDTVGYAVPEEFGDLVRRINERLKNLNDRVVLSVHCHNDLGLATSNTLSAVYNGAEKIECTINGLGERAGNASLEEVVMALNVRAHYYNCHTDINTKELLRTSRLVSHLTGLDVQVNKAITGENAFAHSSGIHQDGLLKDKQVYEIMAPEEVGAESMELILTARSGRHAFKNAVRKMGFDTSDEDDFERLFGKFLALADAKKEVYDHDIFYLVTAHRTMDAADKQLFELTSFQVVTNDLSPTATVELRRGGDVLKGSSIGDGPIDALYSAIKSLAGLDVQLKDYKINSLSRGKEAIGRVNIRIEHEDRTYSGRAMDTDIMKASANAFVNAINAVLLDSTTGPV, from the coding sequence ATGAGCCGAAAAATAATCGTGTTCGACACGACTTTGCGCGACGGAGAGCAGGTGCCGGGCGCCAAATTGAACATAAAGCAAAAAATCGAAATCGCGCAGCAGCTGAAACGGCTGAACGTGGATATCATCGAGGCGGGTTTTCCCGCTTCGTCCGAAGGCGATTTCAAAGCGGTGCAGGAGATCGCGCGAACGGTCGGGGACAGCGCAGCGGTAACGGCGCTTGCGCGGGCGGTCAAAAGCGATATCGACGCCGTATACGAAAGCGTCCGTGCGGCGCAAAACCCGCTCATTCATATCGTGCTCGGCACGTCGAACATCCATGTCGAGAAAAAATTCAACCGGTCCAAGGAGGCGGTGCTGCAGATGGGCGTGGATGCGGTCAAATACGCCAAAACGCTGCTTCCCGAGGTGCAATATTCGACGGAGGATGCCTCGCGGTCGGACTTCGAATATTTGTGGAGCACGATCGAAGCCGTCGTCAAAGCCGGCGCGACCATGATTAATGTGCCGGATACGGTCGGATACGCCGTTCCGGAGGAGTTCGGCGATCTGGTCCGGAGAATCAACGAGCGGCTGAAAAATTTGAACGACCGAGTGGTGCTGAGCGTGCACTGCCATAACGATCTCGGGCTGGCGACGTCGAATACGCTGAGTGCGGTCTACAACGGCGCCGAAAAAATCGAGTGCACGATCAACGGCCTCGGCGAGCGGGCCGGCAACGCTTCCCTCGAGGAAGTGGTTATGGCGCTTAACGTGAGAGCGCATTACTATAACTGCCATACGGATATCAATACGAAAGAGCTGCTCCGGACGTCAAGGCTGGTCAGCCATTTGACGGGCCTCGATGTTCAGGTGAACAAGGCGATTACCGGCGAGAACGCGTTCGCGCATTCCTCCGGGATCCATCAGGACGGCCTGCTGAAGGACAAGCAGGTGTATGAAATCATGGCGCCGGAAGAGGTCGGGGCGGAAAGCATGGAGCTTATTCTGACCGCGCGTTCCGGGCGCCACGCCTTCAAGAATGCCGTGCGCAAAATGGGCTTCGATACGAGCGACGAGGACGATTTCGAGCGGCTGTTCGGCAAGTTTCTGGCGCTTGCCGACGCCAAGAAGGAAGTGTACGATCATGACATCTTCTACCTGGTGACCGCACACCGCACGATGGATGCGGCCGACAAGCAGCTGTTCGAGCTTACGTCCTTCCAGGTCGTGACTAACGATCTGTCTCCGACGGCAACCGTCGAGCTCAGAAGGGGTGGAGACGTTTTGAAAGGCAGCAGCATCGGCGACGGCCCGATCGACGCCTTGTACAGCGCTATCAAATCGCTTGCAGGGCTGGACGTGCAGCTGAAGGATTACAAAATCAACAGTCTTTCCCGCGGCAAGGAAGCGATCGGGCGCGTCAATATCCGAATCGAACATGAAGACCGGACGTACTCCGGGCGGGCGATGGATACGGACATCATGAAGGCGAGCGCCAATGCGTTCGTGAATGCCATTAACGCCGTCCTGCTGGACAGCACAACCGGGCCTGTGTAA